One genomic region from Papaver somniferum cultivar HN1 unplaced genomic scaffold, ASM357369v1 unplaced-scaffold_24, whole genome shotgun sequence encodes:
- the LOC113340851 gene encoding uncharacterized protein LOC113340851 — protein sequence MARFGFRITWRNWIRWCLSSTRFAMDINGSASPLFRSSKGIKQGDPMYHFLFMMVVEVLSILIKKAAALKLLSGFKVGSAELEINHLQFADDLIVLLDDDSAVVAVGNAEHVDDSALIFGYSMTTFPMKYLGIPLGSTSKSVGVWDVILQKFQKKLSVCQRKYLSKGGRLMLIQNVLCSLPIYYLSLFQMPASVEKKKWR from the exons ATGGCAAGATTTGGTTTTCGTATTACTTGGAGGAACTGGATTAGATGGTGCTTATCAAGTACAAGGTTTGCAATGGATATAAATGGATCTGCTTCCCCTCTCTTTAGAAGTTCAAAAGGTATTAAGCAAGGTGACCCaatgtatcattttctttttatGATGGTGGTTGAAGTGTTATCTATTCTAATCAAAAAGGCAGCTGCTCTAAAGTTATTATCTGGTTTCAAGGTTGGGTCTGCTGAACTTGAGATCAATCATTTGCAGTTTGCAGATGATCTTATAGTGTTATTAGATGATGAT AGTGCAGTGGTGGCTGTGGGAAATGCAGAGCATGTAGATGATAGTGCACTTATTTTTGGTTATTCTATGACTACTTTTCCAATGAAGTATTTAGGCATTCCTTTAGGAAGTACTTCTAAGTCAGTTGGGGTTTGGGATGTGATTCTTCAAAAGTTTCAAAAGAAGTTGAGTGTCTGCCAAAGGAAGTATTTATCAAAGGGTGGCAGGTTAATGCTAATTCAGAATGTTTTATGCAGTCTCCCTATTTATTATCTGTCACTTTTTCAGATGCCTG
- the LOC113340852 gene encoding uncharacterized protein LOC113340852 — protein MWGSNGCEHVYLPLEGRSGGVLLMWNSSVVVMEESLLGEFLVTLIFRNTSDGFTWIFTSVYGATDPADYEQFWQEIQDVRLLMSGPWMLGGDWNAPLFASERSSIGGCNRNRRNFRKFVNKNSLVDIPMSGGSFTWTNSQNPPILLRLDRFIFTTDWEEKCIGVVQFRCRRPISDHAPVLLNCNENLTFSSRPSYIFAKKLQGLKFFIKKWGRETYGSLQAEVDKLEMLIDVYDSLEEIGGSLNEGDYAARESTKIKHNQASLNLTKKWFSRSKGLWLADGETNSRFFHKNSYYNHKINSINSLIVDGVMSHDKDIINEEAKRFYEEGFTEKVYGRPTFEGMELPKISVEQSIGMEKPIEEDEVKKVIWGFGRNKSPGPDGYKMEFFKDVWDIIKPELMAVMKEFQQTGYIDWRLNYTNIILIPKCEGASSMEFQGAFEDGRKITDGILIASELIDSREREGKPGLI, from the exons ATGTGGGGAAGTAATGGGTGTGAGCATGTTTATTTACCATTGGAGGGAAGATCGGGGGGAGTTTTACTTATGTGGAATTCATCAGTAGTTGTAATGGAAGAAAGTTTATTGGGGGAATTCTTAGTAACTCTaatatttcgtaacactagtgATGGTTTCACCTGGATTTTCACCTCTGTCTATGGGGCAACTGATCCTGCAGATTATGAACAATTCTGGCAAGAAATCCAAGATGTTAGATTGTTAATGTCAGGGCCATGGATGTTGGGAGGGGACTGGAATGCACCTTTATTTGCCTCTGAAAGAAGTTCAATAGGGGGTTGTAATAGAAACAGAAGAAACTTCAGGAAATTTGTAAACAAAAATAGTCTAGTAGATATTCCAATGTCTGGTGGAAGTTTTACCTGGACTAACTCACAAAATCCTCCTATTTTGTTAAGGCTTGATAGATTTATCTTTACAACTGATTGGGAAGAGAAGTGTATTGGTGTGGTGCAGTTTAGATGTAGGAGACCTATTTCAGATCATGCACCAGTTCTCCTTAATTGCAAT GAAAACTTAACTTTTAGTAGTAGACCTAGTTATATTTTTGCAAAGAAATTGCAAGGTTTGAAATTTTTCATCAAAAAATGGGGAAGAGAGACTTATGGTTCATTACAAGCTGAAGTGGACAAGTTAGAGATGCTGattgatgtttatgattctttggaaGAGATTGGTGGTTCTTTGAATGAAGGGGATTATGCAGCCAGGGAGTCAACAAAAATAAAGCATAATCAAGCCTCTTTGAACTTAACAAAGAAATGGTTTTCAAGATCTAAAGGACTTTGGCTAGCAGATGGAGAAACGAATTCCAGGTTTTTTCATAAGAATTCTTATTACAATCATAAGATAAATTCTATAAATTCTTTAATTGTGGATGGGGTTATGAGTCATGACAAGGACATAATTAATGAGGAAGCAAAAAGATTTTATGAAGAAGGATTTACTGAAAAGGTGTATGGCAGGCCTACTTTTGAAGGGATGGAATTACCAAAAATTAGTGTGGAGCAGAGTATTGGGATGGAGAAACCAATTGAGGAGGATGAGGTGAAGAAAGTGATTTGGGGTTTTGGGAGAAACAAGTCACCTGGACCTGATGGTTATAAAATGGAGTTTTTCAAAGATGTGTGGGATATTATTAAACCAGAGTTAATGGCTGTTATGAAGGAGTTTCAACAAACTGGTTATATTGATTGGAGACTCAATTACACAAATATTATTCTTATACCTAAGTGTGAGGGAGCTTCTTCTATGG AGTTTCAGGGTGCATTTGAGGATGGTAGGAAGATAACAGATGGCATTTTAATTGCTTCAGAGCTTATAGATTCAAGAGAAAGGGAAGGAAAACCTGGTTTGATTTGA